Proteins encoded in a region of the Magallana gigas chromosome 8, xbMagGiga1.1, whole genome shotgun sequence genome:
- the LOC105333734 gene encoding cilia- and flagella-associated protein 43 isoform X2: MDAVGSLELSWAQGYNGGKIGYIDKDVICYQAGSNIKFIAEDGAETVFNFKGNGVGPFAVHATNKCFAVAERCLNPKITVYVYPTFREAAVLKDGAKLEYRSLVFSHSEYMVTITGIPEFQLMLWRYTDGTKLTSVDITSDPVSSVTFNPGNWRQLCVTTEKSMTVWNTEQSNDKYVMLPQKIKLPAENPSLNSDEEKDRDIPTRASTRMTRYTIDLPKAAIAGLVGERAEALDEVQDTTPRVVPLSHTWSPSGDVYVGCQGGQILKVDGEIYKAKLFYHPLPPASAPNSRATSATSRFNSQLDLTTAKKRTRYADEVRDMILEGGADCVLLHKKGLYVAGQDGILRLIDLKSEEFKLLEQIPIGNPVTSMAFSPNYRHLSLATGKGTLHVYDIGSPPDSVKTVKNIHWGNVVGVSCLAGNEYCVSVREDGELQVWTIDKGLLISSVSVGVQALCLACCPMVHVAAVGTVSGHVYYVDLTFPKKPRVVKAMRMYQGPVTHLTYESDGKYLVSGSDDGHVIVVDGRASVNFKPVGYTTIPGDIQSIATFSSNGVTRIVVTSNTSGNKRNGADTVLYFRVSEEMMKDLRSHVNSLKYDFKDASIKRMILKLPIPGFGAALAEESSFFTMGQMSKKLYQFSLPEEPPKKSDDDDAILEVDEEELVDSETLLARGKPNELFPEAEFESHQLPGGKLQLSPHGKWLASCGTDGAVQLRAMGTLDRFVVINPHDYHLGGVKIVAFAEDAQNLFTTGYDGVLCCYSWNFTSTGIGKAKSAMEAARARKSRLMQIQKDEDEVVRNYPEFSAPSASRPVSGETTQAEKEKKAMEKAHESDEIYRTPTPVAPNDATWQQVQELESIKEEDNEYASVKTDLRVQIRDMRRTIQGMLKQNETLPDIEKLGRHEFDLDIEEQNRLQAEADAEVTRVREEIEFENLAKIYLREMIKRECWDEMDVKGRALQSFFTTLEVSNFPMRKRSVAAEKQLQVVTTRRKIELADIAARKAELEATRKPGLTTAMLISMLQQQSYEKDDEGGDIDEGEEGTKEKPSTTGSLGAMYGGGSDLFYSQFDLHTRDQKRSQIILLEDAIYRIKNTFNKEFDDVYQKKLSEISKIKDKNKRIVKILQDLDLTEEVVKPELSIYEDPESLLTVEDHEVKVEKYLTAAQRKEQERKEKEEEERRIREQGDNARERGLDMMMGGVLEIKKEDELKKDVPKPLFMSTKEPTDWSEDEQKLAKEYEKKVKDLQEEREKYRKQLETELRKLQSIIQESMQGFDDNLTQLFMKKIKIMMVIYQEELKILRLRYSLLVEEEMETREKELNHLMEHKKAMKALTATAVMESKKHMDAFRGHYDDLNAEDKVMDKAFKREFNDVTAVQQDQLYRLFRKRPRIPRLKGFDTPAPSTADSSLPNPFADRPSTARQHAQAKSQLEAAINDLDKISNMPEGIDESVWQRLCAYRREKIENDLLIKQKALVLAEMDNFYKKRVEEDERLRNEIEGIFDTLNKLHDDRVRFNLNLEVQLMLKQGQVEVDPTNFIQDYKDSALIHRTVVEELNSNIKQLGESKITSMMESKDFRKGIIQLEWEQKRMLMQMEDLQNKMKDIQFMKVTREIQLYLSNEDYEGKKSEEIGKLEQTILTQLKHHEKNVREKKRIMKDLGKTVKSRDSENSSMDNDLAELNVTVNERRHIDEVNADRRSNTGTEKRYQEIVQRRKLVDLAKAQAQEVAVLRAEVERLRMRTFPALVQVEH, translated from the exons atggATGCAGTTGGATCTTTAGAACTATC GTGGGCACAAGGATACAATGGTGGTAAAATTGGTTACATCGACAAAGATGTAATCTGTTACCAGGCAGGAAGTAACATCAAGTTCATTGCAGAAGATGGTGCAGAAACTGTCTTTAATTTCAAAGGAAATGGAGTTGGCCCATTCGCAGTTCACGCAACTAACAAGTGTTTTGCAGTAGCTGAAAGATGTCTCAACCCAAAAATCACTGTCTATGTATACCCAACATTCAGAGAGGCAGCAGTTTTAAAag ATGGGGCTAAGCTGGAATACAGGTCACTGGTTTTCTCCCACAGTGAATACATGGTCACCATCACTGGAATACCAGAATTCCAGCTCATGTTATG GCGGTATACAGATGGAACGAAACTGACGTCTGTTGACATCACATCAGATCCAGTGTCCAGTGTGACCTTTAACCCGGGGAACTGGAGACAGCTTTGTGTAACCACGGAGAAATCGATGACCGTTTGGAACACCGAGCAGAGCAATGACAAATATGTCATGTTACCACA GAAAATAAAGTTGCCAGCAGAGAATCCATCACTGAATTCCGATGAAGAGAAGGACCGCGACATTCCTACTCGAGCCTCCACAAGGATGACTCGATACACTATAGACCTTCCCAAGGCTGCCATTGCTGGGCTGGTTGGGGAGAGAGCCGAGGCCCTGGACGAAGTCCAGGACACCACTCCCCGTGTGGTGCCCCTGTCTCACACCTGGTCCCCAAGTGGCGATGTCTATGTGGGATGTCAAGGAGGGCAAATTCTCAAG GTGGATGGAGAAATTTACAAAGCCAAGTTGTTCTATCACCCCCTACCCCCAGCCAGTGCCCCAAACTCTCGAGCCACCAGTGCCACCAGTCGCTTCAACTCCCAGCTGGACTTGACAACAG CAAAAAAGAGAACTAGATATG CTGATGAAGTGAGGGATATGATTTTGGAAGGTGGAGCAGACTGCGTACTTCTCCACAAAAAGGGCCTTTATGTGGCTGGTCAA GATGGCATTCTGAGGCTTATTGACTTGAAATCGGAGGAATTCAAACTCTTGGAGCAGATTCCCATTGGAAATCCAGTAACATCCATGGCATTCTCTCCAAATTACAGACATTTATCTCTGGCAACTGGCAAG GGAACCCTCCATGTCTATGATATTGGGTCACCCCCCGATTCTGTCAAAACCGTGAAGAACATCCACTGGGGCAACGTTGTGGGCGTGTCATGTTTGGCGGGAAATGAATACTGTGTG TCTGTGAGAGAGGACGGGGAACTTCAGGTGTGGACCATCGACAAAGGTCTCCTGATCTCCTCAGTGTCTGTGGGCGTCCAG GCCCTGTGTCTAGCTTGCTGCCCCATGGTGCATGTGGCTGCAGTGGGGACCGTCAGTGGCCACGTTTACTATGTGGATCTGACCTTCCCGAAGAAACCTAGAGTTGTCAAGGCAATGCGAATGTACCAGGGGCCTGTTACACACCTCAC GTACGAGTCAGATGGGAAATACTTGGTGAGTGGCTCAGATGATGGTCATGTGATCGTGGTCGACGGCCGCGCGTCTGTTAACTTCAAACCAGTGGGATACACTA CCATTCCTGGAGATATCCAGTCCATTGCTACCTTCAGTTCAAACGGAGTGACCCGGATCGTGGTGACCTCCAACACGTCTGGAAACAAGAGGAACGGGGCAGACACTGTGTTATACTTCAGAGTTTCAGAGGAGATGATGAAAG ATTTGAGAAGTCATGTCAACAGCCTGAAGTACGATTTTAAGGATGCCTCCATCAAAAGGATGATCCTGAAGCTGCCTATACCAGGATTTGGTGCAGCTCTAGCTGAGGAGAGCTCTTTCTTCACCATGGGTCAGATGTCCAAGAAACTCTACCAGTTCTCTCTCCCCGAGGAGCCTCCCAAAAAG TCAGATGATGATGATGCAATCCTGGAGGTAGATGAGGAGGAACTTGTAGATAGTGAGACTCTGTTGGCAAGG GGAAAGCCAAATGAACTATTTCCTGAGGCAGAATTTGAATCTCACCAGCTTCCAGGGGGAAAATTGCAGTTATCTCCCCATGGCAAATGGCTGGCTAGTTGTGGCACAGATGGAGCTGTACAACTTAGAGCAATGGGAACATTG GACAGGTTTGTGGTTATTAATCCCCATGACTACCACCTGGGTGGAGTCAAGATCGTGGCATTCGCTGAAGACGCCCAGAACTTATTTACTACAGGATATGACGGTGTCCTTTGCTGCTACTCCTGGAA CTTCACCTCCACTGGAATCGGGAAAGCCAAATCAGCCATGGAAGCTGCCAGGGCTCGCAAATCCAGGCTGATGCAGATACAGAAAGATGAGGATGAGGTGGTGAGGAATTACCCAGAATTCTCAGCACCATCTGCCTCAAGACCAGTCTCAGGGGAAACAACTCAGGCTGAAAAG GAGAAAAAAGCAATGGAGAAAGCCCATGAGAGTGATGAGATATACCGTACTCCCACACCAGTAGCCCCTAATGATGCCACCTGGCAGCAAGTTCAGGAGTTAGAG TCAATTAAAGAAGAAGACAATGAGTATGCAAGTGTGAAAACTGATCTCAGGGTCCAGATTCGAGACATGAGAAGAACT ATCCAAGGGATGTTGAAGCAAAATGAGACTTTACCTGATATTGAGAAACTAGGTCGTCATGAGTTTGACCTTGACATTGAAGAGCAAAACCGCCTGCAGGCTGAGGCTGATGCTGAGGTCACCAGG gtTAGGGAAGAAATAGAATTTGAGAACCTGGCCAAGATTTATTTACGTGAAATGATCAAAAGGGAATGCTGGGATGAAATGGATGTTAAGGGCCGGGCTCTTCAG TCGTTCTTTACAACCCTGGAAGTCAGTAACTTTCCAATGAGGAAGCGGTCAGTGGCCGCAGAGAAGCAATTGCAAGTGGTGACCACCCGCCGTAAGATTGAACTGGCCGATATAGCG gctCGTAAAGCAGAACTAGAAGCAACTCGGAAACCAGGGCTGACAACAGCT ATGTTGATAAGTATGTTACAACAGCAGAGCTATGAAAAA GATGATGAAGGTGGTGACATTGATGAGGGAGAGGAAGGGACTAAAGAGAAGCCGTCCACAACTGGCAGTCTAG GTGCCATGTATGGGGGAGGAAGCGACCTCTTCTACAGCCAGTTTGACTTACACACCCGGGACCAGAAAAGGAGCCAGATCATTCTTCTAGAG GATGCCATCTACCGAATCAAGAACACCTTTAACAAGGAGTTTGATGATGTGTACCAGAAGAAGCTGTCCGAGATTTCCAAGATAAAGGATAAGAACAAGAGGATCGTGAAGATTCTGCAGGATCTGGACCTGACAGAGGAAGTGGTCAAGCCAGAACTGTCCATTTATGAGGACCCTGAGTCTCTGCTGACTGTGGAGGATCATGAG GTAAAAGTGGAGAAATATCTGACAGCTGCACAGAGGAAGGAACAAGAGAGGAAAGAGAAGGAGGAAGAGGAGAGAAGAATCCGGGAGCAAGGTGACAACGCCCGAGAGAGAGGTCTCGACATGATGATGGGTGGAGTCCTGGAAATCAAGAAAGAGGACGAACTAAAGAAG GATGTCCCTAAGCCACTGTTCATGTCCACCAAGGAACCCACGGACTGGTCGGAGGATGAACAGAAACTGGCCAAAGAATACGAAAAGAAGGTCAAGGACTTGCAGGAAGAGAGGGAAAAGTACAGAAAG caaCTAGAAACTGAATTGAGAAAACTGCAAAGCATCATCCAAGAGAGCATGCAGGGCTTTGATGATAACCTGACCCAGCTGTTTATGAAGAAGATCAAAATCATGATGGTCATTTACCAG GAGGAGCTGAAGATCCTTCGGCTGAGGTACTCTTTGTTAGTGGAGGAAGAAATGGAGACCAGAGAGAAGGAGCTGAATCATCTGATGGAACACAAGAAGGCCATGAAG GCTCTGACAGCCACAGCTGTGATGGAGTCCAAGAAACACATGGATGCCTTCAGAGGGCACTACGACGATTTGAATGCGGAGGACAAGGTGATGGACAAAGCGTTCAAGCGTGAATTCAACGACGTCACGGCAGTTCAACAGGATCAGCTGTACAGGCTGTTCAGGAAGAGGCCCAG aatCCCCAGACTGAAGGGCTTTGACACGCCCGCTCCATCTACGGCAGACTCCTCCCTGCCCAATCCGTTTGCTGACCGCCCGTCCACAGCCAGACAGCACGCCCAGGCCAAGTCCCAACTGGAGGCCGCCATTAATGACCTGGACAAAATCTCCAACATGCCCGAGGGCATTGATGAATCAGTGTGGCAACGGCTCTGTGCCTACAGGAGGGAAAAGATTGAGAATGACTTACTG ATCAAACAGAAAGCCTTGGTTCTAGCTGAGATGGATAACTTTTACAAGAAGAGAGTGGAGGAAGATGAGAGGCTGAGGAATGAAATTGAGGGCATCTTTGACACACTTAACAA ATTACATGATGACAGAGTGCGATTCAACCTGAACCTTGAGGTTCAGTTAATGCTCAAACAAGGTCAGGTGGAGGTGGATCCGACCAACTTCATTCAGGACTACAAGGACAGCGCCCTGATTCACAGGACGGTGGTGGAGGAGCTCAACAGCAACATCAAG CAACTTGGTGAGAGCAAGATAACAAGTATGATGGAGAGCAAGGACTTTAGGAAAGGAATTATACAGCTAGAATG GGAACAAAAGCGAATGTTGATGCAAATGGAGGatcttcaaaataaaatgaaggaCATTCAGTTTATGAAAGTAACTAGGGAGATTCAATTG taTCTATCTAATGAAGATTATGAAGGTAAAAAATCAGAAGAAATTGGAAAGTTGGAACAGACCATTCTTACACAGTTAAAG CATCATGAGAAGAATGTCAGAGAAAAGAAGCGAATCATGAAGGATTTAGGAAAAACAGTAAAATCGCGGGATTCCGAGAACTCTTCCATGGACAATGATTTGGCGGAACTGAATGTGACGGTGAATGAGAGGAGGCATATCGATGAAGTCAATG CGGACAGAAGATCCAATACTGGAACAGAAAAACGATATCAAGAAATCGTGCAGCGTCGAAAGTTAGTCGATCTCGCCAAAGCTCAGGCACAGGAAGTGGCTGTTTTACGAGCAGAAGTAGAGCGATTGAGAATGAGAACTTTCCCAGCTTTAGTTCAGGTTGAACACTAG
- the LOC105333734 gene encoding cilia- and flagella-associated protein 43 isoform X5 yields the protein MDAVGSLELSWAQGYNGGKIGYIDKDVICYQAGSNIKFIAEDGAETVFNFKGNGVGPFAVHATNKCFAVAERCLNPKITVYVYPTFREAAVLKDGAKLEYRSLVFSHSEYMVTITGIPEFQLMLWRYTDGTKLTSVDITSDPVSSVTFNPGNWRQLCVTTEKSMTVWNTEQSNDKYVMLPQKIKLPAENPSLNSDEEKDRDIPTRASTRMTRYTIDLPKAAIAGLVGERAEALDEVQDTTPRVVPLSHTWSPSGDVYVGCQGGQILKVDGEIYKAKLFYHPLPPASAPNSRATSATSRFNSQLDLTTAKKRTRYADEVRDMILEGGADCVLLHKKGLYVAGQDGILRLIDLKSEEFKLLEQIPIGNPVTSMAFSPNYRHLSLATGKGTLHVYDIGSPPDSVKTVKNIHWGNVVGVSCLAGNEYCVSVREDGELQVWTIDKGLLISSVSVGVQALCLACCPMVHVAAVGTVSGHVYYVDLTFPKKPRVVKAMRMYQGPVTHLTYESDGKYLVSGSDDGHVIVVDGRASVNFKPVGYTTIPGDIQSIATFSSNGVTRIVVTSNTSGNKRNGADTVLYFRVSEEMMKDLRSHVNSLKYDFKDASIKRMILKLPIPGFGAALAEESSFFTMGQMSKKLYQFSLPEEPPKKSDDDDAILEVDEEELVDSETLLARGKPNELFPEAEFESHQLPGGKLQLSPHGKWLASCGTDGAVQLRAMGTLDRFVVINPHDYHLGGVKIVAFAEDAQNLFTTGYDGVLCCYSWNFTSTGIGKAKSAMEAARARKSRLMQIQKDEDEVVRNYPEFSAPSASRPVSGETTQAEKEKKAMEKAHESDEIYRTPTPVAPNDATWQQVQELESIKEEDNEYASVKTDLRVQIRDMRRTIQGMLKQNETLPDIEKLGRHEFDLDIEEQNRLQAEADAEVTRVREEIEFENLAKIYLREMIKRECWDEMDVKGRALQSFFTTLEVSNFPMRKRSVAAEKQLQVVTTRRKIELADIAARKAELEATRKPGLTTADDEGGDIDEGEEGTKEKPSTTGSLDQAMSAMYGGGSDLFYSQFDLHTRDQKRSQIILLEDAIYRIKNTFNKEFDDVYQKKLSEISKIKDKNKRIVKILQDLDLTEEVVKPELSIYEDPESLLTVEDHEVKVEKYLTAAQRKEQERKEKEEEERRIREQGDNARERGLDMMMGGVLEIKKEDELKKDVPKPLFMSTKEPTDWSEDEQKLAKEYEKKVKDLQEEREKYRKQLETELRKLQSIIQESMQGFDDNLTQLFMKKIKIMMVIYQEELKILRLRYSLLVEEEMETREKELNHLMEHKKAMKALTATAVMESKKHMDAFRGHYDDLNAEDKVMDKAFKREFNDVTAVQQDQLYRLFRKRPRIPRLKGFDTPAPSTADSSLPNPFADRPSTARQHAQAKSQLEAAINDLDKISNMPEGIDESVWQRLCAYRREKIENDLLIKQKALVLAEMDNFYKKRVEEDERLRNEIEGIFDTLNKLHDDRVRFNLNLEVQLMLKQGQVEVDPTNFIQDYKDSALIHRTVVEELNSNIKQLGESKITSMMESKDFRKGIIQLEWEQKRMLMQMEDLQNKMKDIQFMKVTREIQLYLSNEDYEGKKSEEIGKLEQTILTQLKHHEKNVREKKRIMKDLGKTVKSRDSENSSMDNDLAELNVTVNERRHIDEVNADRRSNTGTEKRYQEIVQRRKLVDLAKAQAQEVAVLRAEVERLRMRTFPALVQVEH from the exons atggATGCAGTTGGATCTTTAGAACTATC GTGGGCACAAGGATACAATGGTGGTAAAATTGGTTACATCGACAAAGATGTAATCTGTTACCAGGCAGGAAGTAACATCAAGTTCATTGCAGAAGATGGTGCAGAAACTGTCTTTAATTTCAAAGGAAATGGAGTTGGCCCATTCGCAGTTCACGCAACTAACAAGTGTTTTGCAGTAGCTGAAAGATGTCTCAACCCAAAAATCACTGTCTATGTATACCCAACATTCAGAGAGGCAGCAGTTTTAAAag ATGGGGCTAAGCTGGAATACAGGTCACTGGTTTTCTCCCACAGTGAATACATGGTCACCATCACTGGAATACCAGAATTCCAGCTCATGTTATG GCGGTATACAGATGGAACGAAACTGACGTCTGTTGACATCACATCAGATCCAGTGTCCAGTGTGACCTTTAACCCGGGGAACTGGAGACAGCTTTGTGTAACCACGGAGAAATCGATGACCGTTTGGAACACCGAGCAGAGCAATGACAAATATGTCATGTTACCACA GAAAATAAAGTTGCCAGCAGAGAATCCATCACTGAATTCCGATGAAGAGAAGGACCGCGACATTCCTACTCGAGCCTCCACAAGGATGACTCGATACACTATAGACCTTCCCAAGGCTGCCATTGCTGGGCTGGTTGGGGAGAGAGCCGAGGCCCTGGACGAAGTCCAGGACACCACTCCCCGTGTGGTGCCCCTGTCTCACACCTGGTCCCCAAGTGGCGATGTCTATGTGGGATGTCAAGGAGGGCAAATTCTCAAG GTGGATGGAGAAATTTACAAAGCCAAGTTGTTCTATCACCCCCTACCCCCAGCCAGTGCCCCAAACTCTCGAGCCACCAGTGCCACCAGTCGCTTCAACTCCCAGCTGGACTTGACAACAG CAAAAAAGAGAACTAGATATG CTGATGAAGTGAGGGATATGATTTTGGAAGGTGGAGCAGACTGCGTACTTCTCCACAAAAAGGGCCTTTATGTGGCTGGTCAA GATGGCATTCTGAGGCTTATTGACTTGAAATCGGAGGAATTCAAACTCTTGGAGCAGATTCCCATTGGAAATCCAGTAACATCCATGGCATTCTCTCCAAATTACAGACATTTATCTCTGGCAACTGGCAAG GGAACCCTCCATGTCTATGATATTGGGTCACCCCCCGATTCTGTCAAAACCGTGAAGAACATCCACTGGGGCAACGTTGTGGGCGTGTCATGTTTGGCGGGAAATGAATACTGTGTG TCTGTGAGAGAGGACGGGGAACTTCAGGTGTGGACCATCGACAAAGGTCTCCTGATCTCCTCAGTGTCTGTGGGCGTCCAG GCCCTGTGTCTAGCTTGCTGCCCCATGGTGCATGTGGCTGCAGTGGGGACCGTCAGTGGCCACGTTTACTATGTGGATCTGACCTTCCCGAAGAAACCTAGAGTTGTCAAGGCAATGCGAATGTACCAGGGGCCTGTTACACACCTCAC GTACGAGTCAGATGGGAAATACTTGGTGAGTGGCTCAGATGATGGTCATGTGATCGTGGTCGACGGCCGCGCGTCTGTTAACTTCAAACCAGTGGGATACACTA CCATTCCTGGAGATATCCAGTCCATTGCTACCTTCAGTTCAAACGGAGTGACCCGGATCGTGGTGACCTCCAACACGTCTGGAAACAAGAGGAACGGGGCAGACACTGTGTTATACTTCAGAGTTTCAGAGGAGATGATGAAAG ATTTGAGAAGTCATGTCAACAGCCTGAAGTACGATTTTAAGGATGCCTCCATCAAAAGGATGATCCTGAAGCTGCCTATACCAGGATTTGGTGCAGCTCTAGCTGAGGAGAGCTCTTTCTTCACCATGGGTCAGATGTCCAAGAAACTCTACCAGTTCTCTCTCCCCGAGGAGCCTCCCAAAAAG TCAGATGATGATGATGCAATCCTGGAGGTAGATGAGGAGGAACTTGTAGATAGTGAGACTCTGTTGGCAAGG GGAAAGCCAAATGAACTATTTCCTGAGGCAGAATTTGAATCTCACCAGCTTCCAGGGGGAAAATTGCAGTTATCTCCCCATGGCAAATGGCTGGCTAGTTGTGGCACAGATGGAGCTGTACAACTTAGAGCAATGGGAACATTG GACAGGTTTGTGGTTATTAATCCCCATGACTACCACCTGGGTGGAGTCAAGATCGTGGCATTCGCTGAAGACGCCCAGAACTTATTTACTACAGGATATGACGGTGTCCTTTGCTGCTACTCCTGGAA CTTCACCTCCACTGGAATCGGGAAAGCCAAATCAGCCATGGAAGCTGCCAGGGCTCGCAAATCCAGGCTGATGCAGATACAGAAAGATGAGGATGAGGTGGTGAGGAATTACCCAGAATTCTCAGCACCATCTGCCTCAAGACCAGTCTCAGGGGAAACAACTCAGGCTGAAAAG GAGAAAAAAGCAATGGAGAAAGCCCATGAGAGTGATGAGATATACCGTACTCCCACACCAGTAGCCCCTAATGATGCCACCTGGCAGCAAGTTCAGGAGTTAGAG TCAATTAAAGAAGAAGACAATGAGTATGCAAGTGTGAAAACTGATCTCAGGGTCCAGATTCGAGACATGAGAAGAACT ATCCAAGGGATGTTGAAGCAAAATGAGACTTTACCTGATATTGAGAAACTAGGTCGTCATGAGTTTGACCTTGACATTGAAGAGCAAAACCGCCTGCAGGCTGAGGCTGATGCTGAGGTCACCAGG gtTAGGGAAGAAATAGAATTTGAGAACCTGGCCAAGATTTATTTACGTGAAATGATCAAAAGGGAATGCTGGGATGAAATGGATGTTAAGGGCCGGGCTCTTCAG TCGTTCTTTACAACCCTGGAAGTCAGTAACTTTCCAATGAGGAAGCGGTCAGTGGCCGCAGAGAAGCAATTGCAAGTGGTGACCACCCGCCGTAAGATTGAACTGGCCGATATAGCG gctCGTAAAGCAGAACTAGAAGCAACTCGGAAACCAGGGCTGACAACAGCT GATGATGAAGGTGGTGACATTGATGAGGGAGAGGAAGGGACTAAAGAGAAGCCGTCCACAACTGGCAGTCTAG ATCAGGCAATGA GTGCCATGTATGGGGGAGGAAGCGACCTCTTCTACAGCCAGTTTGACTTACACACCCGGGACCAGAAAAGGAGCCAGATCATTCTTCTAGAG GATGCCATCTACCGAATCAAGAACACCTTTAACAAGGAGTTTGATGATGTGTACCAGAAGAAGCTGTCCGAGATTTCCAAGATAAAGGATAAGAACAAGAGGATCGTGAAGATTCTGCAGGATCTGGACCTGACAGAGGAAGTGGTCAAGCCAGAACTGTCCATTTATGAGGACCCTGAGTCTCTGCTGACTGTGGAGGATCATGAG GTAAAAGTGGAGAAATATCTGACAGCTGCACAGAGGAAGGAACAAGAGAGGAAAGAGAAGGAGGAAGAGGAGAGAAGAATCCGGGAGCAAGGTGACAACGCCCGAGAGAGAGGTCTCGACATGATGATGGGTGGAGTCCTGGAAATCAAGAAAGAGGACGAACTAAAGAAG GATGTCCCTAAGCCACTGTTCATGTCCACCAAGGAACCCACGGACTGGTCGGAGGATGAACAGAAACTGGCCAAAGAATACGAAAAGAAGGTCAAGGACTTGCAGGAAGAGAGGGAAAAGTACAGAAAG caaCTAGAAACTGAATTGAGAAAACTGCAAAGCATCATCCAAGAGAGCATGCAGGGCTTTGATGATAACCTGACCCAGCTGTTTATGAAGAAGATCAAAATCATGATGGTCATTTACCAG GAGGAGCTGAAGATCCTTCGGCTGAGGTACTCTTTGTTAGTGGAGGAAGAAATGGAGACCAGAGAGAAGGAGCTGAATCATCTGATGGAACACAAGAAGGCCATGAAG GCTCTGACAGCCACAGCTGTGATGGAGTCCAAGAAACACATGGATGCCTTCAGAGGGCACTACGACGATTTGAATGCGGAGGACAAGGTGATGGACAAAGCGTTCAAGCGTGAATTCAACGACGTCACGGCAGTTCAACAGGATCAGCTGTACAGGCTGTTCAGGAAGAGGCCCAG aatCCCCAGACTGAAGGGCTTTGACACGCCCGCTCCATCTACGGCAGACTCCTCCCTGCCCAATCCGTTTGCTGACCGCCCGTCCACAGCCAGACAGCACGCCCAGGCCAAGTCCCAACTGGAGGCCGCCATTAATGACCTGGACAAAATCTCCAACATGCCCGAGGGCATTGATGAATCAGTGTGGCAACGGCTCTGTGCCTACAGGAGGGAAAAGATTGAGAATGACTTACTG ATCAAACAGAAAGCCTTGGTTCTAGCTGAGATGGATAACTTTTACAAGAAGAGAGTGGAGGAAGATGAGAGGCTGAGGAATGAAATTGAGGGCATCTTTGACACACTTAACAA ATTACATGATGACAGAGTGCGATTCAACCTGAACCTTGAGGTTCAGTTAATGCTCAAACAAGGTCAGGTGGAGGTGGATCCGACCAACTTCATTCAGGACTACAAGGACAGCGCCCTGATTCACAGGACGGTGGTGGAGGAGCTCAACAGCAACATCAAG CAACTTGGTGAGAGCAAGATAACAAGTATGATGGAGAGCAAGGACTTTAGGAAAGGAATTATACAGCTAGAATG GGAACAAAAGCGAATGTTGATGCAAATGGAGGatcttcaaaataaaatgaaggaCATTCAGTTTATGAAAGTAACTAGGGAGATTCAATTG taTCTATCTAATGAAGATTATGAAGGTAAAAAATCAGAAGAAATTGGAAAGTTGGAACAGACCATTCTTACACAGTTAAAG CATCATGAGAAGAATGTCAGAGAAAAGAAGCGAATCATGAAGGATTTAGGAAAAACAGTAAAATCGCGGGATTCCGAGAACTCTTCCATGGACAATGATTTGGCGGAACTGAATGTGACGGTGAATGAGAGGAGGCATATCGATGAAGTCAATG CGGACAGAAGATCCAATACTGGAACAGAAAAACGATATCAAGAAATCGTGCAGCGTCGAAAGTTAGTCGATCTCGCCAAAGCTCAGGCACAGGAAGTGGCTGTTTTACGAGCAGAAGTAGAGCGATTGAGAATGAGAACTTTCCCAGCTTTAGTTCAGGTTGAACACTAG